In one Dermatophilaceae bacterium Sec6.4 genomic region, the following are encoded:
- a CDS encoding XdhC/CoxI family protein, with protein sequence MREVLTELLQWYDAGQTIGMGTVVATFQSAPRPPGASMLVGPDESAVGSVSGGCVEGAVYELARQVIDTGEPVLQRYGVSDEDAYAVGLTCGGILDIYVEQVNRSTFPELPSVADDIANDRPVALATVIEHPDPSWVGRRLVVRPGQAAVGDLGSSRANDAVHDDALGLLANGRDATLSYGPDGERRGEGMRVFVWACAPAPRMLVFGAIDFAAAVARVGTFLGYRVTVCDARPVFATASRFPEADEVIVDWPHRYLSAEQEAGRLDGRTVLCVLTHDPKFDVPLLEVALQLPEVAYVGAMGSRRTHEDRLARLREAGVTEAQLARLSSPIGLDLGARTPEETAVSVAAEIIAGRWGGSGNRLAVTDGRIHAETE encoded by the coding sequence ATGCGTGAGGTACTCACCGAGCTGCTGCAGTGGTACGACGCCGGCCAGACGATCGGGATGGGCACCGTCGTGGCGACGTTCCAGTCCGCCCCACGCCCGCCGGGTGCGTCGATGCTGGTCGGCCCGGACGAATCTGCGGTCGGCTCGGTTTCCGGAGGGTGCGTCGAAGGTGCTGTCTACGAGCTTGCTCGGCAGGTCATCGATACCGGCGAACCGGTGCTGCAGCGATACGGGGTCTCCGATGAGGACGCCTATGCCGTGGGCCTGACCTGTGGCGGAATTCTGGATATCTATGTCGAGCAGGTGAACCGCTCCACCTTCCCCGAGCTCCCCTCGGTGGCAGATGACATTGCGAACGACCGCCCGGTGGCGCTGGCAACCGTGATCGAGCATCCTGATCCGTCGTGGGTGGGCCGACGACTGGTGGTCCGGCCCGGTCAGGCTGCGGTCGGCGATCTGGGCAGCAGCCGCGCGAATGACGCGGTCCACGACGACGCGCTAGGCCTCCTGGCGAACGGTCGGGACGCCACGTTGTCCTACGGCCCCGACGGTGAACGCCGGGGAGAGGGCATGCGGGTCTTCGTCTGGGCCTGCGCACCGGCTCCGCGGATGCTGGTGTTCGGGGCCATTGACTTTGCCGCCGCGGTGGCCCGGGTGGGTACGTTCCTCGGGTACCGCGTCACGGTGTGTGATGCCCGACCTGTCTTTGCGACGGCGAGCCGGTTCCCCGAGGCCGACGAGGTGATCGTGGACTGGCCGCACCGATATCTCAGCGCTGAGCAGGAGGCCGGCCGGTTGGACGGGCGCACTGTGCTCTGCGTGCTGACCCACGACCCGAAATTCGATGTGCCACTGCTCGAGGTGGCGCTGCAGCTGCCGGAGGTTGCCTACGTCGGGGCGATGGGCTCGCGTCGTACCCATGAAGACCGGTTGGCGCGACTGCGCGAGGCCGGGGTGACCGAGGCGCAGCTGGCCCGGTTGTCGAGCCCGATCGGTCTCGATCTCGGGGCCCGGACGCCGGAGGAGACGGCGGTCAGTGTGGCGGCCGAGATCATCGCCGGCCGGTGGGGCGGGTCAGGAAACCGGCTGGCTGTCACCGACGGCAGGATTCACGCCGAAACCGAGTGA
- a CDS encoding transcriptional regulator gives MSTAHGELRHRRTDLVRAWTSFVLDGDISAPLVRPEILTSWRRCATGVPVDVRQAPLSDEGDTAAFWRGSPLQVGVANVEDELRRTAQDGDLVLAVTDKQTRILWTYGGRVMRRRAETVNFVAGARWDDTSVGTNALDLAGRLNTPAMVFSAEHYAPIVHNWVCWAAPIHDPGTGEALGVIDLSTTWDRAHPIGLATARMMARLIESAMPVGAAHPVLDGTTYGHGLTLTILGAAQARLDGRLLPLNRRQMEILALLALNPSGLSLEQLHAHLYGDQLISRSTLKAEVSHLRAALGGALSSRPYGLMMPVTVDVDTVVERVRRGDVRGAVAAYGGDLLAGTRSPALTELADFVAVCVREALLSNPQPDAVIRYSEVRPYDTEVVEVCLNRLGHRPHPSKALLRARLAMARQ, from the coding sequence ATGAGCACTGCGCACGGCGAACTTCGACATCGACGAACCGACCTGGTTCGCGCCTGGACCTCTTTCGTGCTGGACGGTGACATATCCGCCCCGCTGGTGCGTCCGGAAATCCTGACCAGTTGGCGACGCTGCGCCACCGGGGTGCCCGTCGACGTCAGGCAGGCGCCACTCAGCGATGAAGGCGACACAGCGGCATTCTGGCGTGGCTCACCACTGCAGGTCGGTGTCGCCAACGTCGAGGATGAGTTGCGGCGCACCGCGCAGGACGGTGACCTGGTGCTCGCGGTGACCGATAAGCAGACCCGCATCCTCTGGACCTATGGCGGGCGGGTGATGCGGCGCAGGGCCGAAACTGTCAACTTCGTCGCCGGTGCCCGATGGGACGACACCAGCGTCGGCACCAACGCCCTCGACCTGGCCGGCCGGCTGAACACGCCGGCCATGGTTTTCTCCGCTGAGCATTACGCGCCGATCGTGCACAACTGGGTGTGTTGGGCGGCGCCCATTCACGACCCTGGTACCGGCGAGGCGCTCGGTGTTATCGACCTTTCGACCACCTGGGACCGGGCTCACCCGATCGGTTTGGCAACAGCCAGGATGATGGCCCGACTGATCGAGAGCGCGATGCCGGTCGGTGCCGCGCACCCGGTTCTGGACGGAACCACGTACGGGCACGGGCTGACGCTGACGATTCTGGGCGCCGCCCAGGCGCGGCTGGACGGACGACTGTTGCCGCTGAATCGTCGTCAGATGGAGATCCTGGCGCTGCTGGCCCTCAATCCGTCCGGATTGTCGCTGGAACAGCTCCATGCCCACCTGTACGGTGACCAGTTGATCAGCAGGTCGACCCTGAAGGCCGAGGTCTCACATCTGCGGGCTGCCCTCGGTGGTGCCCTGTCGTCGCGGCCGTACGGGTTGATGATGCCCGTGACCGTCGACGTCGACACTGTGGTCGAGCGGGTCAGGCGCGGCGACGTCCGTGGCGCCGTTGCGGCATACGGGGGCGACCTGCTGGCTGGTACCAGATCCCCGGCCCTGACCGAACTCGCCGACTTCGTCGCTGTCTGTGTGCGTGAGGCGCTGCTGAGCAACCCGCAGCCGGACGCCGTGATCCGGTACAGCGAGGTCAGGCCCTACGACACCGAGGTGGTCGAGGTCTGCCTCAACCGGCTGGGTCACCGCCCGCACCCCTCGAAGGCGTTACTCAGGGCTCGTCTGGCAATGGCGCGTCAGTGA
- the katG gene encoding catalase/peroxidase HPI — MTEYTTYSEVLDGACPFGGNTIGGAYGSTPTLSDWYPDRLRVEQLHRDGAAANPLADFDYPAAFATIDLAELKADIKALLTTSVSWWPGDYGNYAPQMIRMAWHAAGTYRIADGRGGAGQALQRFAPINSWWDNGNTDKSRRLIWPIKAKYGNALSWADLMILTGNCALEIMDFPTYGFGGGRRDAWEADDATYWGAEYIENSDPDSFDAMVMRTKRWRGEPGDDDYELEQPLAASHQALIYVNPEGPNANGDPAASAVDIRITFTRMAMNDEETVALIAGGHAFGKSHGKVSADRVGPPPEIAPMEAMGLGWANPEGTGFAEYTMTNGIEGSWTPNPTQWDNSYLENLFGLEWQKTRSPAGALQWMPVDPSAPKTPDAHLAGVEHPLMMMTSDIALKVDPVYSEICHKFLADFDSFTEAFSKAWYKLTHRDMGPKSRYLGPEVAAEDLPWQDPLPTLNHPVIGDAEVLALKRAIRDSGLSVSDLVFTAFSSAVTYRDSDKRGGANGARLALAPQKDWAVNHRTIDVIAALRGVMDTFNASGAEQVSLADLIVLGGCVAVEQAAQAAGEQVQVPFTPGRVDATAEQTDVPTFQWLAPVVDGFRNYVEGDYARMTSVAPEQMFLDKAALLGLTAPQWVALTGGLRVLGCNHDGSASGVFTHRVGQLTTDFFQAVTSMDYEWSKNDEVGTSFTLTDRQTRRPEYRATRNDLLFGSNQQLRAVAEVYAGSDGHPRFVRDFISVWDKVMMADRYDVKAG; from the coding sequence ATGACCGAATACACCACTTACTCCGAGGTTCTCGATGGAGCGTGTCCCTTCGGTGGAAACACCATCGGTGGCGCCTACGGCTCCACACCGACATTGTCGGACTGGTACCCCGACCGGCTTCGCGTCGAGCAACTGCACCGCGACGGCGCGGCAGCCAATCCGTTGGCCGACTTCGACTACCCGGCTGCTTTCGCCACGATCGACCTGGCCGAGCTCAAGGCAGACATCAAGGCACTCCTCACCACCTCGGTGTCGTGGTGGCCTGGCGACTACGGCAACTACGCACCGCAGATGATCCGGATGGCCTGGCACGCAGCCGGGACCTACCGCATTGCCGATGGCCGGGGCGGTGCAGGCCAGGCCTTACAGCGGTTCGCTCCGATCAACAGCTGGTGGGACAACGGCAACACCGACAAGTCGCGCCGGCTGATCTGGCCGATCAAGGCGAAGTACGGCAACGCCCTCTCCTGGGCCGACCTGATGATCCTCACCGGTAACTGTGCGCTGGAGATCATGGACTTCCCGACGTACGGTTTCGGTGGTGGCCGCCGCGACGCGTGGGAAGCGGATGACGCGACCTACTGGGGTGCGGAGTACATCGAGAACAGCGATCCCGACTCCTTCGACGCGATGGTGATGCGCACCAAGCGCTGGCGCGGTGAGCCCGGCGACGACGACTACGAGCTGGAGCAGCCGCTGGCCGCCTCGCACCAGGCGCTGATCTACGTCAATCCCGAAGGCCCCAATGCCAACGGTGACCCGGCCGCATCTGCGGTCGACATCCGCATCACCTTCACCCGGATGGCGATGAACGACGAGGAGACCGTGGCACTCATCGCCGGCGGTCACGCGTTCGGCAAGAGCCACGGGAAGGTCTCAGCCGACCGGGTCGGACCCCCACCGGAGATCGCCCCGATGGAGGCCATGGGTCTGGGCTGGGCCAACCCCGAGGGCACCGGCTTCGCGGAATACACGATGACCAACGGCATCGAGGGTTCCTGGACGCCCAACCCCACCCAGTGGGACAACTCGTATCTGGAGAATCTCTTCGGCCTGGAATGGCAGAAGACCCGAAGCCCTGCCGGCGCGTTGCAGTGGATGCCGGTGGACCCGAGCGCGCCGAAGACACCGGATGCACACCTGGCGGGCGTCGAGCACCCGTTGATGATGATGACCAGCGACATCGCGCTGAAGGTCGACCCGGTGTACAGCGAGATCTGCCACAAGTTCCTCGCAGACTTCGACTCCTTCACCGAGGCGTTCTCCAAGGCCTGGTACAAACTGACCCACCGCGACATGGGCCCCAAGTCCCGCTACCTCGGACCCGAGGTCGCCGCGGAGGACCTGCCCTGGCAGGACCCGCTGCCGACGCTGAATCACCCGGTCATCGGCGACGCGGAGGTGCTTGCTCTCAAACGGGCGATCCGCGACAGCGGCCTCTCAGTCTCCGATCTCGTCTTCACCGCGTTCTCCTCCGCCGTGACCTACCGCGACTCGGACAAACGCGGCGGCGCCAACGGTGCCCGGCTCGCGTTGGCGCCGCAGAAGGACTGGGCGGTCAACCACCGCACCATCGACGTCATCGCCGCACTACGAGGCGTCATGGACACCTTCAACGCCTCCGGGGCCGAACAGGTCAGCCTCGCCGACCTCATCGTGCTCGGTGGCTGCGTCGCGGTCGAGCAGGCTGCACAGGCCGCGGGCGAGCAGGTGCAGGTGCCCTTCACTCCCGGCCGGGTCGACGCCACCGCGGAACAGACCGACGTACCCACCTTCCAGTGGCTGGCGCCGGTCGTCGACGGTTTCCGCAACTACGTGGAAGGCGACTACGCGCGGATGACGAGCGTGGCACCGGAGCAGATGTTCCTGGACAAGGCGGCGCTGCTCGGACTCACTGCGCCGCAGTGGGTCGCGCTCACGGGTGGCCTGCGGGTGCTGGGTTGCAACCATGACGGGTCGGCCAGCGGGGTCTTCACCCACCGGGTCGGGCAGCTCACCACCGACTTCTTCCAAGCCGTAACCAGCATGGACTACGAGTGGAGCAAGAACGACGAGGTCGGCACCTCGTTCACCCTCACCGACCGGCAGACCCGCCGGCCTGAATACCGGGCGACCCGCAACGACCTGCTGTTCGGCTCCAACCAGCAGCTACGCGCCGTCGCCGAGGTCTACGCGGGAAGCGATGGTCACCCCCGCTTCGTACGCGACTTCATCTCGGTGTGGGACAAGGTGATGATGGCCGACCGGTACGACGTGAAAGCCGGCTGA
- a CDS encoding (2Fe-2S)-binding protein produces MMKISLTVDGDKVSDDVEPRMLLVHYLREKLGKTGTVVGCDTSNCGACTVHLNGQSVKSCNVLAVQADGGEVTTIEGLAQNGELHPVQAAFHECHALQCGYCTPGMIMQTVDLLNTNPNPTEQEIREGIEGNLCRCTGYHNIVRAVQTAAGQETNA; encoded by the coding sequence ATGATGAAGATCAGCCTCACGGTCGACGGGGACAAGGTCTCCGACGATGTCGAACCGCGGATGCTGCTGGTTCACTACCTGCGAGAAAAGCTGGGCAAGACCGGCACCGTCGTCGGCTGCGACACCAGTAACTGCGGCGCGTGCACCGTGCATTTGAACGGGCAGAGCGTGAAGTCCTGCAACGTGCTCGCGGTCCAAGCGGACGGTGGCGAGGTGACCACCATCGAGGGGCTGGCGCAGAACGGCGAGTTGCACCCCGTACAGGCCGCCTTCCACGAGTGTCACGCACTGCAGTGCGGCTACTGCACGCCCGGAATGATCATGCAGACCGTCGACCTGCTGAACACCAATCCCAACCCCACTGAGCAGGAGATCCGCGAGGGCATCGAGGGCAACCTCTGTCGCTGCACGGGTTACCACAACATCGTTCGGGCTGTGCAAACGGCTGCGGGACAGGAGACGAACGCATGA